AGCATTCATCCATGTTTAAGGAGCAGAATACTAAACTACTATTATGATGTGTTCAGCTTGCTAATGCATTTGCACAAAATATTCAAGCAACTGAGAGCAAGCAGCAAAGAGCAATAAATGGGCAACTTACTAAGAGCTTGGGTTGCCCTGCGCCCGTCTGAGGAGTAAAACTTGGTAGGCATGCCAACAATAGCACGCCCACAGGTGTACCCAGGACCTGGGGCCTTAAGAGTGAACTTTTTCGGCACCTTAACCGTCCTATTGGTATTCCCAGCAAGACCTACACTGATCTGGAAGGAGGAGGCAGCATTTGCTGGGTCCTGGTTAAATGTCCTTATAACTCCCGCCTTGCAGCAATTGGCAATTTGCTGGTTGAATGGGGTGCCTGGAAGAAGATCGACAATATTTGGCTCTTTCTTGCAGCAATGGGGAGGGCTGCTCTTGAACTTTGAGCAAACACCCTGCTCAGTGGCCATAGCCCCCACCATCGACCAGATGACCTCCTTCTTCGCCCACGACCACCCCAGCTGCCACCCAGGCGCTGAGATGTGTCGGAACTGTTGGTAGTTCAACATTGTGACTGTTGCCTGCACATGACAAGTTTGGAGAGAAAGATCATGATACAGGGACATGATGACTAGATAATTGTAACTGGCTGACAACTGCACTTGGTGGCTACTATATTTTTTGTACCGAAGTTTGTAACGAATCATTGGCCCGTGCTACTTTTCAAGGTAAACAGTTATTCGGTAATGGTAGGTTGAGATGAAAGGCAGAGCTGTTGATGTGAAGGGGTGCTACAACATAACCATCAGGAGTCCAATTAATAATATCCCATTTTATCGTGATGTTGCCATTTGGATCCAGCGAATCATAAGCTTCTGCACGATCAAACAAAGGTTGCATGTCAGATACAATATGGAAACAAAAAAAAGAAGTTAAATTGACACACTAGATGTACTGTTTGTTAATTATATCCTTACATCGGCTTCAagttaaacaaaacaaaacaaaagaacgAAAATGGAGCACATTTGCACTGATTCACACGCTACTAAGGAATCGACTTGGCTATGACAAGCTCCACAAGTTGGTTTATGTGCACAATAATTTGAAGTTGCGTATCCAACAACAGGAATTGACATGCAGGAAAGTGAAATTGATCCATTATCCGTTATGATGGATGTCACATTGTATGATAGAGACAATCCAATAATGGACTGGTTCAGTGGATCAATGACTCATGCAAAACCCATATTAGATGAGAAGGATGACGAGCTTTTTCAGAAAGAAATTAATCGTCATAATAGCAATGAAGACAGGACAGAGCAGCATAAAACGGATTTGGAAAAGGAGCGTGGCAAAAATGAAAGGAATGGATAACGCAAGATCATTGGCAGCAACGACAAAACACAAAgccaacctggtagccgcagctCTGATGACACTGATAATAGTGACGATGTGACGAATTCCACTTCCTACTCGCAGTATGCTCTTAATGATCCCGGCTCATGATTTAATTGCCATGTATTTAGCTATTGAGCTTCAAAGTTTATGTTTTTATGTGATCGCAGCATCAAAAAGAAAGTCTGAATTTTCCACGGAAGCCGGCTCAAAATATTTGATCTTAGGTGCATTTCCCTCTGGAATATTATTGTTCGGGTGCGACCGGACTACTACCGATCAATTTTTTGGAACTTCTTTATAGACTTGTAGAGACCCTCTATGTAGTTGTAATTCTAGGGCAATCGATCCACTTTCCCCATAGCCCTAAGGCTGTGTCTCGATCTCCTATGCGCGAAAGATAAGATACGGGAGACGGGGTCCTATGGTATGGGTCTTCGACCCTTGGTCTAATTCCACGACGGAGAGTCGGCGTGGCGTAAAGTGAAGATTGGGGGGAATAGAGAGAAATCCCCGTCTGGGGTATTCCGAAGGTGTAACCTAGGCAACGAAAAAGGGGCCCGATACTTCAACTAAAGGAGCGACCTGTTGGTTCACCAAACCCCGACCCAGTGTCACACGTTCTCCAGGTCCGAAGGGATCCAGTGCCCAACTACCGACTCCTCCCGGAATTGCGTTATCGGAGCCGAGCCAGGAATAGCCGTTAGTGGACACCTACCACTTTTCACCGGTTAGAGAGGCCCTCTTTAATACATTAAGCAAATATGTTCACAGGGGCAGAAATACTCGGTCATAGGAACTTAGACCACCTACGCGCTGGTAAACGAAAACCACCTCGACCGGATCTACCGAACGAAGAAGGCCGCCCCGTCGAAAGAATTAACACGCCAAAAGGGCCACCAGCTTTCCCCCCAAAAAGGGAAGATCCGCTGCTTACTGCTCACGGAAACATCCGACCTTATGGTCAAGTCGTCCGCCTATCTTTCTGATCTCATTCGTTTTCCGATCGCATAAAAAGTCATGAGATCAAAAAAGAAATGTGAGAATGTAGTTACAGAtgtgaaaaaaggaaatatctctCTGTCTGTGTTCTTAAATCATGAATTGGATGATGTGCGTTTCATCAAGTATGAACATATTTCATTTTTGTCTATGCAATTTGAGTACCGGATCGACGTCCATTTATTTCTGTGCCCTCATCCGCGTGTATGTCTGTGTCAGATAGGCTCTTGAAGGCCTGACTTTACTAACAGGTAGGGCGCGTTACTTTTATTCTTTTTTTGCTGCTTACCCGCATGTTTCGATTATTTACTTGCCCTTTCACTTTTTCTTCGGCTGTCACCAACTTTGTTCAATGCTAGTCCCTAACCCATGAATAAGGGCTCCGCTGGCTACCGGGTTCAGAGAAGTTTGTAagctctttctcttttttttcgtTTTTCACCACCTCCTGTGTCTTTCCGTTTAAGGTCTTTAATTCGGCATTAGCTTCGTTAGAGAAAGCCATGCGTGAACTACAAAGCATGGGATCCTGAACACCACGAAAGAAAGCGTACTACTTTTCAATAAGGTCCGACTTCAGAGAGGAGAGACATGAACTTGTTTTAATCGTAGAAAAGGCATACGGTATGAAAGATTGATTGAAAAGAGGTAGGGACTGGTCTCGCTGCTAAGGGAGAAGGAGACCTCTGTCGGAGCAAGCTAAAGAGCCCACTTTATATCGTCGATTTCAGGTAAGGCACTCGATCAAGCCTATACATCCGGGAATTTCGCTCCAAACCAAAGACGACTTGCTTTGCTGCATTTCTTGGGCCGGGGCTTTACTTGATTTTGGCGAAAGAAAGGCCATATGATCTACTTTCTGGTGccggtcccttcacaaagatagcCCCTTCTTGCTCTTATTCTTATTCGGTGGAATACAAGAGTTCTGAAGCTCCTTTCTTTCAAGTGAAAGTTGCCTATCTTTCTTGGTTCGGAATCCAATCCAGTTGAAAACAAACAATTGCCCAATGGAAAAGTCAGATGAAAGGCAAGGAGTGTAAACCACGTACGAGCGAGCGCAGAAAGCGAAATGTTTTGCAGCGAGTCAAGCGTAATACGATCAAAAGGAAATGGGGTCGATGCTAAAACTCAAACAGTTCCCCAGAGGGGGCCCCGGGTTGAAAGAGCGAGCTACATTCTTTCATAGAGGACATAAAATAAGAGGACTGATGCTTTCTTACTTCATCTTAATATAGGGATGCTTTATGTAGCTTCCAATGAATAGGAAACAAGATGACCCATGGGACACTCAGTGACGTATCTAAACCGTCTATCCAGTACTAGCTTTTCACACTCGGGAATAGAAACTGTCGGCACTTGAAGATGAACGAAGCGAAATTACCCCCCAAAAAAAGCCCTTATACTCACCTTGGTGGGGACTGACTGCTCTCCCCTACGAAAGTAGCATCGCGATGCGGAGATCAACAACACATATTCGCATACCAGGCTTAT
This Lolium perenne isolate Kyuss_39 chromosome 1, Kyuss_2.0, whole genome shotgun sequence DNA region includes the following protein-coding sequences:
- the LOC127327612 gene encoding COBRA-like protein 3, which encodes MLNYQQFRHISAPGWQLGWSWAKKEVIWSMVGAMATEQGVCSKFKSSPPHCCKKEPNIVDLLPGTPFNQQIANCCKAGVIRTFNQDPANAASSFQISVGLAGNTNRTVKVPKKFTLKAPGPGYTCGRAIVGMPTKFYSSDGRRATQALMTWDVACTYSQFLAQKTPTCCVSLSSFYNDTTVNCPTCSCGCQNNVTHSGSCVNDNSPYLRSAINGPGKITGQPLVQCTPHMCPIKIHWHLKLNYKDY